The following are from one region of the Gloeocapsa sp. PCC 73106 genome:
- a CDS encoding IS607 family transposase, which yields MYLTPKEVYKKYGYHPKTLSTWANEGKVLYIKSPGGHRRYLVTSIENLTQSNVGEVVLYARVSTRTQKDDLQTQIEYLGQHYPNCRCINDIGSGMNFKRKKFIELMEQVSKGEVKTIVVAHRDRLVRFGFDFIEWFCQLHNCQIVVLNNTYKSPQQELMDDFMSIMHCFSSKLYFLRR from the coding sequence ATGTACTTAACTCCAAAAGAAGTCTACAAAAAATACGGCTATCATCCTAAAACTCTTTCAACTTGGGCAAATGAAGGCAAGGTACTTTATATCAAATCACCAGGTGGCCACCGACGCTATCTTGTCACGTCAATTGAAAATCTTACTCAATCTAATGTAGGTGAGGTAGTCTTGTATGCTAGAGTCTCTACCCGTACTCAAAAAGATGACTTACAAACACAAATAGAGTATTTAGGTCAGCATTACCCCAATTGCCGTTGCATAAATGATATTGGCTCCGGTATGAACTTTAAGCGCAAAAAGTTTATAGAGCTAATGGAACAAGTTTCTAAAGGAGAAGTAAAAACTATTGTAGTAGCTCATCGCGATCGCCTTGTCCGCTTTGGCTTTGACTTTATTGAGTGGTTTTGCCAACTTCATAATTGCCAAATAGTTGTACTTAACAACACCTACAAATCCCCACAACAAGAGCTTATGGATGACTTCATGAGTATCATGCACTGCTTCAGCTCTAAACTTTATTTTCTACGTAGATA